In Leclercia sp. LSNIH1, the genomic stretch GGGCAAGGGCGGGTATGTCGGCCTTCGATTGCTTGTTCAAGCCTGCATCCAGGACAGGGAAGAAAAAACTCAAAGAACTGAAAAAGCAGGTGGCCGCATGAAACCAGAACTGATCGCACTACTTCGCCTGCGCTGGAAGCGTCTTCGCATTTACCGCCGCCCGGGAACGGTGCTGGTGGACTACCGCATTCTTCGTAACTTTATTCGCATTTACCAGGTGGCAGGAGCCGTAGCATGAACCTCGAAAACACAGTGAAACACCACTTCGCAAAGTCCACGATGATCAGCGACTCCCCGCG encodes the following:
- a CDS encoding YlcG family protein, coding for MKPELIALLRLRWKRLRIYRRPGTVLVDYRILRNFIRIYQVAGAVA